A stretch of the Chlorobiota bacterium genome encodes the following:
- a CDS encoding dihydroorotate dehydrogenase: protein MLEVKIRNIVFKNPILTASGTFGYGLECPELTDVSKLGAVVTKSVSRKLRHGNPFQRIAESTGGMLNSIGLANVGIDIFLNEKIPALKVANATVLVNIAASSIEEYCYLIERCEELNDGVAGYEINVSCPNVKDGGLNFGTNCNSVGEITKSVRKLTDKFISIKLTPNVTSVSEFAIVCESEGADAVTCCNTFLGMAIDSKSRKPKLATITGGYSGPAIKPMALAKVYEVRKATKIPIIGSGGIMCVEDALEFLIVGASLIELGTALFVDPNLGSKIIIGIEDYLIANSFESVNDLIGSLDTTMQPSLVASGWS, encoded by the coding sequence ATGCTTGAGGTAAAAATAAGAAATATTGTTTTTAAGAATCCAATTTTAACTGCATCAGGTACATTTGGATATGGGTTAGAATGCCCTGAACTAACCGATGTTTCTAAGTTAGGGGCAGTTGTTACTAAAAGTGTTTCAAGAAAACTAAGGCATGGGAATCCGTTTCAAAGAATTGCAGAAAGCACTGGTGGGATGTTAAATTCTATAGGGTTAGCTAATGTTGGTATAGATATTTTTTTGAATGAAAAAATCCCCGCTCTTAAAGTTGCAAATGCAACTGTGTTAGTAAATATTGCTGCAAGCTCAATTGAAGAGTATTGTTATTTAATTGAAAGATGTGAAGAACTTAATGATGGAGTTGCTGGATATGAGATTAATGTTAGCTGTCCTAATGTGAAGGATGGAGGACTCAATTTTGGCACAAATTGTAATTCAGTTGGAGAGATTACAAAATCTGTTAGAAAATTAACTGATAAGTTTATTTCAATAAAGTTAACACCTAATGTAACCTCAGTTTCAGAGTTTGCAATAGTTTGTGAATCTGAAGGGGCAGATGCAGTAACTTGTTGCAATACTTTCTTAGGAATGGCTATAGATTCCAAATCACGCAAACCTAAGCTTGCAACAATAACTGGCGGATATAGCGGACCAGCAATTAAACCAATGGCATTAGCTAAAGTTTATGAAGTTCGTAAAGCAACTAAAATTCCAATTATTGGTTCAGGTGGAATTATGTGTGTTGAAGATGCTCTTGAGTTTTTAATTGTTGGAGCAAGTTTAATTGAACTTGGAACTGCACTTTTTGTTGACCCGAATTTAGGTTCAAAAATAATAATAGGAATTGAAGATTATTTAATTGCAAATAGTTTTGAATCTGTAAATGATTTAATCGGATCATTAGACACAACAATGCAACCTTCATTAGTTGCTTCAGGTTGGAGTTAA
- a CDS encoding aspartate kinase, with amino-acid sequence MESSDLKYIVLKFGGTSVKDAEAMLRVVKISTLEVGNKVVVTSACSGITDKLISIANFCSNGNSISAKKVFSEIHDHHYNLMNDLNPNELISPKSDLVNLLDELSNLIDGVILLGELTDRTRDYFASFGERLSSLLLKTAFEINGIRAALLDSRKVIVTDHNFTNAKPLFNKIIESTKKELTPLLRDYEIVVTQGFIGMTEDGVTTTIGRGGSDHTGALLGAAISAKEIQIWTDVSGILTSDPRIIPNAKVVPEVTFSEARQLSYFGAKVIHPETIVPAVEMNIPVIVKNSLHPEDPGTRILPDNSIIKAGVHAISIKKDLVLIKILNNENFNNFNSIFIENNVNIECSVNAENRSIIAINSSSFSDVLYSSLKDKYKIEIIKDVALICLCGADLSEHHGSIAEAISSIKDSKIYLIASGFSNNAVLIGVKQIEVNSILTLIHSQLFE; translated from the coding sequence TTGGAAAGTAGTGATTTAAAATATATTGTTTTGAAATTTGGTGGAACTTCTGTAAAGGATGCGGAGGCAATGTTACGTGTTGTAAAAATTTCAACTTTAGAGGTAGGGAATAAAGTAGTTGTAACTTCTGCTTGTTCAGGTATAACTGATAAACTAATATCAATTGCAAATTTTTGTTCTAATGGAAATTCAATAAGTGCTAAAAAAGTATTTTCTGAAATTCATGATCATCATTATAATCTAATGAATGATCTTAACCCAAATGAATTAATCTCACCTAAAAGTGATTTAGTAAATTTATTAGATGAACTTTCTAATCTTATTGATGGTGTAATTTTACTAGGTGAACTAACTGATAGAACTAGAGATTATTTTGCATCTTTTGGTGAAAGGTTGTCATCTTTGTTACTTAAAACTGCCTTTGAAATTAATGGAATTAGAGCTGCTCTTCTTGATAGTAGAAAAGTAATTGTTACAGATCATAATTTTACTAATGCAAAACCATTGTTCAATAAAATTATTGAATCCACTAAAAAAGAATTAACTCCATTGCTTAGAGATTATGAAATTGTTGTAACCCAAGGATTTATTGGAATGACTGAAGATGGGGTTACTACAACTATTGGTCGTGGTGGCTCAGATCATACTGGAGCTTTATTAGGTGCTGCAATTTCTGCTAAAGAAATACAAATCTGGACAGATGTAAGTGGAATTTTAACATCAGATCCGAGAATAATTCCAAATGCTAAAGTTGTACCAGAAGTTACTTTTAGTGAAGCAAGGCAATTATCATATTTTGGAGCAAAGGTAATTCATCCCGAGACTATTGTGCCTGCTGTTGAAATGAATATACCAGTAATAGTTAAAAACTCATTGCATCCTGAAGATCCTGGAACGAGAATTCTACCTGATAATTCTATTATTAAAGCTGGGGTTCATGCAATTTCTATAAAGAAAGATTTAGTATTAATTAAGATTCTAAATAATGAAAATTTCAATAACTTCAATTCAATTTTCATTGAGAATAATGTAAATATTGAATGTTCAGTTAATGCTGAAAATAGATCTATTATTGCAATTAACTCCTCCTCTTTTTCAGATGTTTTGTATTCATCTTTAAAAGATAAGTATAAAATTGAGATTATCAAAGATGTAGCCTTAATATGCCTATGCGGGGCAGATTTATCGGAACATCATGGTTCAATTGCAGAAGCTATAAGCTCAATTAAAGATAGTAAAATTTATTTAATTGCTTCAGGATTTAGCAATAATGCAGTCCTAATTGGGGTCAAACAAATTGAAGTCAATTCTATTTTAACATTGATTCATTCTCAATTATTTGAATAA
- a CDS encoding TSUP family transporter, translating into MTIFKIVLAAFLAGSLNGVTGSFGSILILVSLVSILGIYDAILIAPVIYLGIGWQYISNSINYINDKKFLLIISVSSLLGGVLGFFILTTISENTYFLKIILAITFILFGSHYIFYSYFEPKPKFKGNVFIYSIVSFVSSVVSSITGSFDQPILELVYDRTKEEQLLIRYIIIFSCYLTAIFKSCIYLSGNLIYSALVPFSVIGICAGILGSILGKRYERNIYSNQNMKLILSVIVIIAGLKLLLF; encoded by the coding sequence ATGACAATTTTCAAAATAGTTTTAGCTGCTTTTCTCGCTGGCTCTCTTAATGGTGTAACCGGAAGTTTTGGAAGCATTCTTATATTAGTTTCACTTGTTTCAATACTTGGAATTTATGATGCTATATTGATTGCACCAGTTATTTATTTAGGAATTGGTTGGCAATATATTTCTAACTCGATTAATTACATAAATGATAAAAAATTCTTGTTAATAATATCTGTAAGTTCGTTATTAGGTGGGGTATTAGGCTTTTTCATCTTAACAACTATATCAGAAAATACTTACTTTTTAAAAATTATTTTAGCTATTACCTTTATATTATTTGGATCTCATTATATTTTTTATTCTTATTTCGAACCAAAACCTAAATTTAAAGGCAATGTTTTTATTTATTCAATTGTTTCATTTGTCTCATCTGTAGTGTCTTCAATTACTGGTTCATTTGACCAACCTATATTAGAATTAGTTTATGATCGAACTAAAGAAGAACAATTACTTATAAGATATATAATTATATTTTCGTGTTACTTAACTGCAATTTTCAAATCTTGTATTTATTTATCTGGTAATCTAATTTATAGTGCTTTAGTACCGTTTAGTGTAATTGGAATTTGTGCAGGAATTTTAGGTTCTATATTAGGAAAAAGATATGAACGAAATATTTACAGCAATCAAAATATGAAATTGATTCTGTCTGTAATCGTCATTATTGCAGGGCTTAAATTATTATTATTTTGA
- a CDS encoding HNH endonuclease has product MLLWLNKATLIEVRPNRFIHSTSNTYPFPSVIKLDRYVRLPYKKVELSRKNIFRRDNFKCVYCGKTTQPLTLDHVIPKSRNGGTTWENLVCACIKCNNKKGDRTLEEFGLKLNIKPSKPNYITFLRNVVGRVEDEWELYLTV; this is encoded by the coding sequence ATTTTATTATGGCTTAACAAGGCTACTTTAATTGAAGTTAGACCAAATAGATTCATTCATTCAACTTCCAATACTTATCCTTTTCCAAGTGTTATTAAGTTAGATCGTTACGTTAGATTACCTTACAAGAAAGTTGAACTTTCCAGAAAGAATATTTTCAGAAGAGATAATTTCAAATGTGTTTATTGTGGGAAAACAACTCAACCATTAACATTAGATCACGTAATTCCAAAGTCAAGGAATGGAGGTACAACTTGGGAAAATTTAGTTTGTGCTTGTATCAAATGCAACAATAAAAAGGGTGATAGAACTCTAGAAGAATTTGGGTTGAAACTTAACATAAAACCATCAAAACCAAATTATATTACCTTTTTAAGGAATGTTGTTGGAAGGGTTGAAGATGAGTGGGAACTGTATCTCACTGTTTGA
- a CDS encoding ABC transporter permease, whose amino-acid sequence MNYRESINMAFVSISSNKLRAGLTLLSISIGVFAIVGIAAAVSSLDGQINTTLSQFGQNAFQIQKRPAISFGDDWRRFRNRKDITLRQAFNLKKKLTTAKSIVFSKTTFGVTAKYGEIETNPNVNLIGTNEYYIPSLDYKLTSGRGISEADVDIKSKVVVLGTDIVKKIFPNTNPLGKTISLNNIRYLVIGVLESKGTTFGQSQDNILITPITSAAIDFFDEWNNSVNLSIRSYSMEDLNNVIDQSVMLMRVLRNVPIGEPNDFEIITNENISETFSNMTNYIQQFGLACGGIALLAAGIGIMNIMLVNAKERTREIGIRKALGATSTNILTQFLIEAITLCQLGAIMGIIPGLIAGIGISLFLKVDISLPWTQIFVSILVCTLIGVIFGGYPAWKASKLDPIEALRYE is encoded by the coding sequence ATGAATTATAGAGAATCAATAAATATGGCTTTTGTTTCTATTAGTTCTAATAAACTTAGAGCTGGGCTTACCCTATTGTCAATTTCAATTGGTGTATTTGCTATTGTTGGTATTGCTGCTGCTGTTTCATCATTGGACGGTCAAATTAATACAACATTATCTCAATTTGGCCAAAATGCTTTCCAAATTCAAAAAAGACCTGCTATAAGTTTTGGAGATGATTGGAGAAGATTTAGAAATAGAAAAGACATTACTTTAAGGCAAGCCTTTAATTTAAAGAAAAAGTTGACAACTGCTAAAAGTATTGTTTTTTCTAAAACCACGTTTGGTGTAACTGCAAAATATGGAGAAATTGAAACAAACCCTAATGTAAATTTAATTGGTACAAATGAGTATTACATTCCTTCATTAGACTATAAACTTACTAGTGGAAGAGGAATTTCTGAAGCAGATGTTGACATTAAAAGTAAGGTTGTTGTTTTGGGAACTGACATTGTAAAAAAGATTTTTCCAAATACAAATCCATTAGGAAAAACCATTTCGTTAAACAATATTCGTTACCTTGTAATTGGTGTTCTTGAAAGCAAAGGAACAACATTTGGTCAGAGTCAAGACAACATTCTAATAACTCCTATAACTTCTGCAGCAATTGATTTTTTTGATGAATGGAATAATTCAGTTAATTTATCAATTAGATCTTACTCAATGGAAGATTTAAATAATGTAATTGATCAATCTGTTATGCTCATGAGAGTTTTAAGAAATGTTCCAATTGGTGAACCCAATGACTTTGAGATAATTACAAATGAAAATATTTCTGAAACCTTTAGTAATATGACTAATTACATCCAACAATTTGGGCTTGCTTGCGGTGGAATTGCTTTATTAGCTGCTGGAATTGGCATAATGAATATTATGCTTGTAAATGCAAAAGAAAGAACTCGTGAAATTGGAATAAGAAAAGCATTGGGTGCAACAAGTACAAATATATTAACACAATTTTTGATTGAAGCAATCACTCTCTGTCAGCTTGGAGCTATTATGGGTATTATACCTGGCTTAATTGCTGGTATTGGAATCTCTCTGTTTTTGAAAGTGGATATATCATTACCTTGGACACAAATTTTTGTTTCTATTTTAGTATGTACTTTGATTGGTGTTATTTTTGGTGGCTATCCTGCTTGGAAAGCATCTAAATTAGACCCTATTGAGGCATTACGCTATGAATAG
- a CDS encoding glycosyltransferase family 1 protein, with protein MKISIIAIGTRGDVQPAIALGIGLMKNGHEVIIFASNNFDKLIRSYNLISYPTKFNIQDLMNSKIGNKWVNNGTKSIHQLFIMKNILSNSIESGADIYECCKNSDLVISSFTSDIFVQSIAEKLNIPHVSIPLQPSFTPTRSGFATMNAPVQNKYSIINYIFGKLFLMPSPWFWFGKSNNFFRKNVLKLKNQTKKECYNNLNKRLVIHGYSSSIIPHPLDYPMNYHTVGYWFLEDEKNRLIEKDLANFLSNGTTPICFGFGSMTGGENKKIMEIITATIKKLGVRAIILSGWSGMKNFPIDENIFVTDSVSHNFLFPKVSLIVHHGGAGTTAACLKAGTPMVIIPHLGDQPFWGRIMNNLKVAPKSIYKSKLNKENLFKAIKFVLEKNYFKFNALHFSKLLEQENGILEAVNLINNFAEKNKKN; from the coding sequence ATGAAAATCTCAATAATAGCAATAGGTACTCGGGGTGATGTACAGCCTGCAATAGCACTTGGAATTGGTTTAATGAAAAATGGTCATGAAGTTATAATTTTTGCTTCTAACAATTTTGATAAATTAATTAGAAGTTATAATTTGATTTCTTACCCAACAAAATTTAACATCCAGGATTTAATGAATTCAAAAATTGGGAATAAATGGGTAAATAATGGGACTAAATCTATTCATCAATTGTTTATAATGAAGAATATTTTAAGTAACTCAATTGAATCAGGTGCAGACATTTACGAGTGTTGTAAAAATTCTGATTTGGTTATAAGCAGTTTTACATCAGATATATTTGTTCAATCTATTGCAGAAAAATTAAATATCCCTCACGTTTCAATCCCACTTCAACCATCTTTCACACCAACAAGATCAGGCTTCGCAACAATGAATGCACCTGTTCAAAACAAATATTCAATAATAAATTATATATTTGGCAAACTATTCTTAATGCCTTCTCCATGGTTCTGGTTTGGAAAGTCAAATAATTTTTTCAGAAAAAATGTTTTGAAGTTAAAGAATCAGACTAAAAAAGAATGTTATAACAATCTAAATAAAAGGCTTGTAATTCATGGATACAGTTCTTCTATTATTCCTCATCCTTTAGATTACCCAATGAATTATCATACTGTAGGATATTGGTTTTTAGAAGATGAAAAAAACAGACTAATTGAAAAAGATTTAGCGAATTTTTTAAGTAATGGAACAACTCCAATTTGTTTTGGTTTTGGGAGTATGACTGGTGGTGAGAATAAAAAAATAATGGAGATAATTACCGCAACAATAAAAAAATTAGGTGTTAGGGCAATAATTCTTTCTGGTTGGTCTGGGATGAAAAATTTTCCTATTGATGAAAATATCTTTGTAACTGATTCTGTTTCACATAATTTTTTATTTCCAAAAGTATCTTTAATTGTTCATCATGGAGGTGCGGGAACTACAGCTGCATGTTTGAAGGCAGGAACTCCAATGGTTATAATTCCACATTTAGGAGATCAACCATTTTGGGGTAGAATTATGAATAATTTAAAGGTTGCACCAAAATCAATTTACAAGTCAAAATTAAATAAGGAAAATTTATTTAAAGCAATTAAATTTGTGCTTGAAAAAAATTATTTTAAGTTTAATGCATTACATTTTTCTAAACTTTTAGAGCAAGAAAATGGTATTCTCGAAGCAGTAAATTTAATAAATAATTTCGCTGAAAAAAACAAAAAGAATTAG
- a CDS encoding S41 family peptidase has translation MNKFKVWFGIIGLAIGIFIGVYIQPLISGDNVYEQLGKFRDVLLTVEKNYVEEVQTSKLVESAITGMLNDLDPHSVYIPAEQQKKVEEDFKGSFQGIGVEFDIVRDTITIISPISGGPSEALGIQSGDKIVKIDGKNAVGLKRDDVPKKLRGVKGTHVSVGIVRSGNKEPLLYDITRADIPLVTVDAAFVNPDGTAYLTINRFAEPTYEEFMRNMDKLSSLGMKRLILDLRSNPGGYMDRALMIVDEFIGGEKQILFTKSVRRDAQESYKSTNGQSYEKLPLIVLINAGSASASEIVSGAIQDLDRGLVVGETSFGKGLVQRQFPLSDGSAFRVTTARYYTPSGRLIQRSYKEGKEDYYSMKNRQTDEEGDNIEHTHDLSDSSRPIFKTTSGRKVLGGGGVTPDYVVKLDTLTPTAIDIIRKNVIWEYTEDLINSSTGKDIKSKYQSNFNEFLTNFNISEVMMNRFLEIAKSKKIEIKPNEIKADEDDIKGRIKSRIARSIWGNTAFYQVALLGDKQYEKALSLFPESIKIAKLAQK, from the coding sequence ATGAATAAATTTAAAGTGTGGTTTGGTATAATCGGTCTTGCAATCGGTATATTTATCGGAGTTTATATTCAACCCTTAATTTCGGGAGATAATGTTTATGAACAATTAGGTAAGTTCCGTGATGTACTTCTAACAGTTGAAAAAAATTATGTAGAGGAAGTTCAAACATCAAAACTAGTTGAAAGTGCAATTACTGGAATGCTTAACGACCTTGATCCTCATTCGGTTTATATACCTGCTGAACAACAAAAAAAGGTCGAAGAGGACTTTAAAGGTAGTTTTCAAGGAATTGGAGTTGAATTTGATATAGTTAGAGATACAATTACTATAATTTCTCCTATTAGTGGTGGTCCTTCAGAAGCTTTAGGAATTCAATCTGGAGATAAAATTGTTAAGATTGATGGGAAAAATGCAGTAGGATTAAAACGAGATGATGTACCTAAGAAACTCCGTGGAGTTAAAGGAACACATGTTTCTGTTGGTATAGTAAGATCTGGAAATAAAGAACCACTTTTATACGACATTACAAGAGCTGATATTCCATTAGTTACAGTTGATGCTGCTTTTGTAAACCCAGATGGAACAGCTTACTTAACAATTAATCGTTTTGCTGAACCTACCTATGAAGAGTTTATGAGGAATATGGATAAGCTTTCAAGTTTAGGTATGAAGAGGTTGATTTTAGATTTAAGGAGTAATCCAGGAGGATATATGGATCGTGCATTAATGATTGTTGATGAATTTATTGGAGGAGAAAAACAAATACTTTTCACAAAAAGTGTAAGGCGTGATGCACAGGAATCATACAAATCAACTAATGGGCAATCTTATGAAAAATTACCATTGATAGTTCTAATAAATGCTGGTTCTGCATCTGCTTCAGAAATTGTATCTGGTGCTATCCAAGATTTAGATCGTGGATTAGTTGTTGGTGAAACCTCTTTTGGGAAAGGTCTAGTTCAAAGGCAATTCCCATTATCTGACGGTTCTGCGTTTAGAGTTACAACAGCCAGATATTATACACCTTCTGGTAGATTAATTCAAAGATCTTATAAAGAAGGTAAAGAAGATTATTACTCAATGAAGAATAGGCAAACAGATGAAGAAGGAGATAATATTGAACATACTCATGATTTAAGTGACTCATCAAGACCAATATTTAAAACAACAAGCGGAAGAAAAGTATTAGGTGGTGGAGGAGTTACTCCAGATTATGTTGTAAAGTTAGACACATTAACTCCAACTGCTATTGATATAATTCGTAAGAATGTGATTTGGGAGTATACTGAAGACCTTATTAATTCATCAACAGGAAAGGATATTAAAAGTAAATATCAATCTAACTTCAATGAATTTCTTACTAACTTTAATATTTCTGAAGTTATGATGAATAGATTTCTAGAAATAGCTAAATCCAAAAAGATAGAAATTAAGCCAAATGAAATAAAGGCTGATGAAGATGATATTAAAGGAAGAATAAAATCAAGAATTGCTAGAAGTATTTGGGGTAATACAGCATTTTATCAAGTTGCATTATTAGGAGATAAGCAATATGAAAAAGCATTATCATTATTTCCTGAATCTATAAAAATAGCAAAACTTGCACAAAAATAA
- a CDS encoding PD40 domain-containing protein, giving the protein MRLKYFTTFIVLLFLFQVPTIYSQFGKNKVQYRTFNWKYIQSDHFDIYYYDSSGLNLAKFTSFVAEDALTKLQTDFRYRITNRISIITYHSKNDFQQTNVVSEYMPEGVGGVTELFKNRMVLPFEGEWEKFRHVIHHELVHAFLNDKFYGGTIQSLISGGAKIELPIWMNEGLAEYESLDGYNLETDMFIRDAAIGEYLPPLERLGGYFAYRGGQAFYWYIERNYGREKIAELINKIKTSGNLDNAFKATFNKNIEDFSEQFVFDLKKYYWPDIADKKRPRDFAKNLTNHKKEESFFNTSPSISPDGQKFAFISDKDGNRSVYVGNINKPEDAEQIIEGESNVDFEELHLLTPAIAWSSDSKKIALAVKSGGKDAIYVIDLKSGYQRKLDLLLEAIYSVDWSPDGSKLAFQGIRGDRSDIYICDTTGKNMVNLTQDIFSDSEPSWSPDNNTIYFTSDRRDNPIKKFSGTNFKIWDFDYNSKDIFSIDVKLGTLKRITNSEGVNEDSPIATVNDKLLYISDANGINNIYLLDLKTGNLKPITNSISGIQQLSITHDATSLLFTSWNTDGQDVFLLRTPLEIKNEKDTLDFTKYLIESKTVITNIKDSNETKPVELLTGFNKYGNVKVDPSEITDQVETNENKNNTQLNKIPPPVNSKNNKDEFVPKDYKVRFTTDYVQAMGGYSSFYGVQGTAQLMFSDILGDHQLFLATNILLDTKNSDFLLSYNYLPERIDLGFDAFHTARFVYVSSPLYNYTYSRFRQFGFSGRASNPFNRFSRFDLGFSFLGVSREKLQEDESLEDQTKFLIMPSMSYVFDNSESFLFNPISGGRLFLTLLGSPKLGDQGVGFYTLMGDLRKYYKLSKQGDYSIGIRLSGGASFGLTNSGTQKFVIGSVENELIYFSNNATNLRIQNAEDFALLTPFYPLRGYSYGSMQGSKFLLGNAEFRFPLFRALITGPLPILFQYMSGVIFADAGTAWNTVFSLNDGALDESKLRNSIGIGARAAVFGFPLKFDVSWHYRFPDWSDPNYNLSLGLDF; this is encoded by the coding sequence ATGAGACTGAAATATTTCACAACGTTTATAGTTCTACTATTTTTATTCCAAGTTCCTACCATTTATTCTCAATTTGGTAAGAACAAAGTTCAATACAGAACCTTTAATTGGAAGTATATTCAAAGTGATCATTTTGATATCTATTATTACGATTCATCTGGGTTAAACTTAGCAAAATTCACATCCTTTGTAGCCGAAGACGCGCTTACAAAACTTCAAACAGATTTCAGATACAGAATCACAAATCGAATTTCAATAATTACTTATCATTCAAAAAATGATTTCCAACAAACAAACGTTGTTTCAGAGTATATGCCAGAAGGAGTTGGAGGAGTTACAGAACTCTTTAAAAATAGGATGGTTCTCCCATTTGAAGGTGAATGGGAAAAGTTCCGTCATGTAATACATCATGAATTAGTACATGCTTTTTTAAATGACAAATTTTATGGTGGTACAATACAATCATTAATTTCAGGTGGAGCAAAAATTGAACTTCCTATTTGGATGAATGAAGGTTTGGCAGAATATGAATCATTAGATGGCTATAATTTAGAGACTGATATGTTTATTCGTGATGCAGCTATTGGAGAATACCTGCCCCCTTTAGAAAGACTTGGAGGATATTTTGCTTATCGTGGTGGACAAGCATTTTACTGGTACATTGAACGTAATTATGGACGTGAAAAAATAGCTGAACTGATTAATAAAATTAAAACTTCAGGTAATCTTGATAATGCTTTTAAAGCAACTTTCAATAAAAATATAGAAGATTTTTCTGAACAATTTGTATTTGATTTAAAAAAATATTATTGGCCTGATATTGCAGATAAGAAAAGACCAAGGGATTTTGCAAAAAATTTAACTAATCATAAAAAAGAAGAATCATTTTTTAATACATCACCTTCTATTTCTCCAGATGGTCAAAAATTTGCTTTTATATCCGATAAAGATGGCAATAGATCTGTTTATGTAGGAAACATTAACAAACCTGAAGATGCCGAACAAATTATTGAAGGTGAATCAAATGTTGATTTTGAAGAATTACATCTTCTTACTCCTGCCATTGCTTGGTCTTCAGATAGTAAAAAAATTGCTTTAGCTGTTAAAAGTGGAGGTAAAGATGCTATTTATGTTATTGATTTAAAATCTGGATATCAAAGAAAATTGGATTTACTTTTGGAAGCAATTTACTCTGTTGATTGGTCGCCAGATGGCTCAAAATTAGCATTCCAAGGAATTAGGGGAGATAGATCTGATATATATATTTGCGATACTACAGGGAAAAATATGGTTAATTTAACTCAAGATATTTTTAGTGATTCAGAACCTTCTTGGTCACCTGATAATAATACAATTTATTTTACATCTGATAGGCGAGACAATCCTATAAAAAAATTTAGTGGTACAAATTTCAAAATTTGGGATTTTGATTATAACTCAAAAGATATTTTTTCAATAGATGTTAAATTGGGAACTTTAAAAAGAATCACCAATTCAGAAGGTGTAAATGAGGATTCTCCAATTGCAACAGTTAATGATAAACTATTATATATTTCAGATGCAAATGGAATCAACAATATATATTTATTAGATTTAAAAACAGGCAATTTAAAGCCGATTACAAACTCAATTAGTGGTATTCAACAATTATCAATTACTCATGATGCAACTTCATTATTATTTACTTCATGGAATACAGATGGACAAGATGTTTTTTTGTTAAGAACACCACTTGAAATAAAGAATGAAAAGGACACATTAGATTTTACAAAGTATTTGATTGAGAGTAAAACAGTGATTACAAATATTAAAGATTCAAATGAAACTAAGCCTGTTGAGTTATTAACTGGATTTAACAAGTATGGAAATGTGAAAGTTGATCCAAGTGAAATTACTGATCAAGTAGAAACTAATGAAAATAAAAATAATACCCAATTAAACAAAATTCCACCACCTGTTAACTCAAAAAACAATAAAGATGAATTTGTTCCTAAAGATTATAAAGTAAGATTTACAACAGATTATGTACAAGCTATGGGTGGCTATAGTTCATTTTATGGTGTTCAAGGGACTGCTCAATTAATGTTTAGTGATATTTTAGGGGATCATCAATTATTTTTAGCAACTAATATTTTACTGGATACAAAAAATAGTGATTTCTTGTTAAGTTATAATTATCTTCCAGAACGCATTGACCTTGGTTTTGATGCATTTCATACAGCAAGATTTGTATATGTATCTTCACCTTTATATAATTATACTTACTCTAGATTTAGACAATTTGGTTTTTCAGGAAGAGCATCGAATCCATTTAATAGATTTTCAAGATTTGATTTAGGATTCTCTTTTTTAGGAGTATCCAGAGAGAAACTTCAAGAGGATGAATCTTTAGAAGATCAAACCAAGTTTTTAATAATGCCTAGCATGAGTTATGTTTTTGATAATTCAGAATCATTTTTATTTAACCCAATTAGTGGAGGCAGGTTATTTTTAACATTACTTGGAAGCCCTAAGCTCGGCGATCAAGGAGTAGGGTTTTATACTCTAATGGGTGATTTAAGAAAATACTATAAACTATCAAAACAGGGTGATTATAGTATTGGAATTAGATTATCAGGTGGTGCTAGTTTTGGTTTGACTAATTCTGGAACACAAAAATTTGTGATTGGTAGTGTTGAAAATGAATTGATTTATTTTTCAAATAACGCTACTAATTTGAGAATTCAAAATGCTGAAGACTTTGCATTACTTACTCCATTTTATCCATTAAGAGGGTATTCTTATGGTTCCATGCAAGGATCAAAATTTTTACTTGGAAATGCTGAATTTAGATTCCCTTTATTTAGAGCTTTAATTACAGGTCCGTTACCTATATTGTTTCAATATATGAGTGGTGTAATTTTTGCTGATGCAGGAACTGCATGGAATACAGTATTCTCACTTAATGATGGAGCACTTGATGAATCTAAACTTAGAAATAGTATTGGAATTGGTGCTAGAGCAGCTGTTTTTGGTTTCCCGTTGAAATTTGATGTTTCTTGGCATTATAGATTTCCAGATTGGAGCGATCCTAATTATAATTTATCCCTTGGCTTAGATTTTTAA